The genomic window CCGTGTCTACTAAAAGactaaaaatttttaattaatctTTTCACCCCCATAAGTTAAGATGCAGCCTTTTACAAACCggaaaaagttgaaaattagAATACTTTCTAGGTCTTCAAGTTTCTCATGTTTGCTATAACCTTTAAACATTGTTTTATATGCATTTAATGATTTGTATAACATTTTTACGGCTGGCTATTTAGTTTTCAAGCTAAAGGGATTATTGAGCATTTGGATTTTAAGctacatttaatttaactgttgctgctggttggctattttaaacaattagatcaaaaatgtaccatattttaacattaataaatatatatgttatatgcGTATAGGTTTTCATATTGTTTCCGTTCTTGAATTGCTgccttttgatttattgcatAGCGAACTTTAAGTTTTGTCTATTTTTGGGCTGGTTTTCGTGCTGTCCGAGATGtagtaaaaataataaaatatttcacaatttgCATTCTGCCTTTAGTTGACTTAATGttaaaaattttgtatgccaaaatATATActcctttgttgttttttgttagcTTCGGTATAGAGAGTTCACAATTGTTACTACAGTtcaacatttaacatttagtTGTTGCGATCTGCAAATCTGCATAATTAAATAGTTTGCTTGAATTCGTTTGTGTTTACATTTGTAGTCTGCTAATGTTATATACGAGGAATAAAACACCTTATATTTGATTAGTAATATTGTTGATCAGTATTGTGTGTGGTTTTGGGCTCTCCACTTCGCTCCTTCTCCATCCATTAAACATTATTATTCATCACAGATGCTCTacgcataaatcaaattaaattcaatgcAATTATTATCATCGTTTAACAATTTGTTACAAGCTCCGATTTTTCCGTAATTGCTGTAGCTAAATGGGGCGACAAGTTGATGGGACACATTCGTGGGATCGGGACATACATTCAACTTGGTTACGGATTATGGATTATCCCTAAATAATATCCTGTCCTGCTGCTGCCAGCCCACTCAAGTAGTGTTCGTTTACAGTGTGTGGAGAGTGGTTAATtctatttagttttttaagATAATATGAAAGCTTTTCTAGAAAAAGTGTTGTATCACATATAGAGGAAGTGTTAAATATGTATTCTTTTGTTTACCATTCGGTTTTGCCAACTGTTTTGTTGCTTCAAGTCAACAGTTCGTAACAAGGATTTGCGTTCTTAAATATTACAGGATATATGTGTAAATAGAGTTAAATTAATCAGCTTAGCCTcaataaaatgctttaaagtaaatacataaatatgagCAGTCCGGTCATCGTTCAAAAAAAACATCTTTTCGGATTTTTGCATCAAAGTGTGATCGAAATCAAACACAGAACCTATATTTTCCTTTCGCTTTCGAAGAAGAGCACCAATTAAGTTACgcttaaacaataaaaaaaagttttaagctTGCTTGATGGGAAAACACATAGTTGTAGCAATAAATACATATGAGATAAAGTATAACAGCTAAAAATACATCATAAATACTTAGCATAGCTTAGCGATTCGTGTGCCTGTGTTTGCTGGGACAtgtctgtgtgtatgtgtttcacattttaaatttctttttaaaacGCTAGGCGTTCTATAACGGCTTAATTTCTGTTTCGTCTCGCGCTTACGAACTACATAAATACACATTGAACATCAAAAATATTATagcttatatattatatgcACGGTTACTGTGGTGGTTCGAATGCTCTGCTGTTACAAAATTTATAAGATGCAATTTTCAAGTTTGAGTTAATTGTAAAGGTAGTAGTAGATTCTAAAATATAAGTTATTGAAGTGTTTTCATTGTGCTCAGAGGACAGACTTCCAGTTTGGCTCTATTCGGTTTTTTAACGAAATAtgcttgaaaaatattaagagTTGACTCTACTTTAGACTCACAACAAGAATCGAACCACCTTAGCTGGTACATATGATTAATAAGAGTTTTCCAATACGTAATATACAACAATGAGAATTACTCGCGACGCGTTCTTTTTGGGCGTGAGGCGGCTATACAATCTCCTCCTAGGGACGACGATGCCAAGGACGCTCCACCGGTGACTGCTGAACCACTGccacctccaccaccgccaccggcGACTCCGCTCAGGACACTGTCTCCGGAACTGGAAGAGATTGCAGTGATGGTGGCTGAAATGGTGGCCGATTGTTTCTCCACTCCGCGAACCTTTCGGGAGGCCACCGACTGAGCGGTGACTTGGAGGGAAATAGCGTGAGTGTTGAGCTTCTCGGCCAGCAGCAGATCCTTCAGGCCCTTCATCTTTTGGCTGTACAAGGTGATGACTGGCCGCTTGAGCATTATCTCGAAGGGATCGTAGTCGTCGCTTGTCTCCTCTTTTTTAGCTTCTTTGTGCTGTGGTTTTCCCAGTTGGTCATTTGCTTGAACTTGGGATTGTGCTTCACTGGAAACGGGCAACTGGCCAGAGGTGCCACTGCCATTGCTTGTGGTTGTTGCGATAGTTGCGGTAGTTGTGGTGGCTGACGCCTCCTTTTTGTCCGAATTGtgattgttgttattgctgttgctgttattgttgttattgtgcAGCTCGGCATTATCGGACTCGCCGCCAGGAGGCTGTTGCTTCTGATCGGCGAACGGCTGTCCACCGCCCTGGAGCAGGAAGTCCGGATTGAGAATCTTCTCGCCGCAGGCAGCAGTTAAATCGGCCAAGGTAGTCGGTAGCTCCGAATTTTTGGATTTCTGTCGAAGAGCGAGAGGTATATGAATAACTTTAAAGCCATTTATTGGAAACCCACAATCATGGTAGGTTTTGAGCCAGTTTTCTTCCATACGAGAATtctctttaaaataaatcacaaTACCAGACTTCCAACCTACATCATCTTAAACACAGAATCGGTAAAAATAGCTGCACAGTGACCAACTTAGTTATTATTTCCTCTAGCAAACCCTTAACCAATGCGATTTCGCAGCCAGATTGCCTAACCAAAGCTAAAAAAAACTGGCATCGGCTTGATCAACAGATTGAAGATCTATTATCTCTTAAGTACCATGGCAGTTCCACCGAAGAAGACCACCAATCTGCCGTCGAAAGCGGTGAGAAATGTAGTCCCGCGCAAAAACGAGGTGCTGTCCATCAGGAGCCTGCTGAGCTTTTTGAACAGCACCCTAGACTGCGAATTGCGGAGCATGGATGATCTGAAAACAGGAGCAGTCTACTGCCAACTGATGCACAAACTCTACCCCGAGACGATACCAATTAGGAAAGTCAAGTTTTATACGAACAACAGAAGCGACTTTGAGGCGAACTTCCGATTGCTGAACACTAGCTTTGAAAAGCTGAGAATAACGCGGTATATGACGACGGAGGAGTTAATTTTGGGACACAATCAAGTGCACTTCTGCAACTGGATGTACAAGTTCTTTCAAGCGAATGACATCGGCACGGAATACGATGCCAAAAAGGTGAGAAAAGGCTCGCAAATCGGACTAAGCAAAAGAATTGAGGTAACCCCTTTCTCAACTGGCAGCATGAATCCTATGCACAAGTCCCAGTCGATGGTCTTTAATTACGCTAGAAATCCGGCCAAATTCGAGAGGCGAAATAGCCTAGATATTCAAGTGTCCAGGCCGAgcatctttaaaaatattcagcaggaaaagcaaaccaaacagCCGAATCCAAAACCATcgcagaaaaagaaaatctcAAAGACGTCGCAATTCCTCGCCGAAAGCAAGAACGTTTCGCTGCCTTTGGAAAGCGAAGACGAGTTGGAACTATGTGCCCAGAAATGCTATTTCCAGAATCAGTTTGCGAAAAAACTTTATAACTCAAACACCCAAGCCTTTCCAAAGCACTGTCCACAAATCCACCAATCGAAGTGTGGGAACGCTGCATGCGAATACTGTGAGCGGGAAACTGGGGATCTGCGATCCCAGGTACAAAACCTACAGAGTGCCAATGAAAGGCTGAACCAAAAGTTGAAGGGTGTGGAGCATATATTGAACAAATACACCAGTAACCCATCGGTAGCCGTtcgcaaattaaatgatttgtTCCAGCAGAGTCCACAGGTGTCAGAGGTGTCTTCGCGGAGAAGCTCAAGAGATACATATACTGTAGAAGGATTCGCCAAGGATCAATTGCATACACGGGACAGCGAAGAATTCCACACTTGCAATGAATTTTCCCCTAATCGGTTAACGGACAAAGACGCGACGAGTCTACATCCTGGACACGACGAGCATGCCCTTCGTTCCAAATGCCATTACCCATCTAAGGGATCGAGAAATATATGTAAGAAAAGACTCAAGATGCATTGCCAAAACTGCGGGGCGAGTCCCATTTTGTTTTGAGTACGTGAAAGTAGGCATCTGAACTTCAAAATGGCTTTTAAATGACAGTCAAGGAATGACTTCATCAGATAATAAGTTGATTTTAATACTTAactttatacaaaaaatatagaaaaaagtTGCTGCAAAATTTGGTTCCGAACGATtggaaacaaattaaaaggattttgtattttctgatTTCAAATTGAAACTCTTTGAtcattaaaattttgaaaGTAAACTAACGAGTCTGCTTACCTCTTCCTTTGTGACCagcttgttgttattgccTTCCAAAGCCTCTGCTCCTGTAGCTTCCTTCGACTCCTTAGCCTCCTTGGCTTCGTGTACCGCCCTCGCAAGCTCCGCCTTCGCCTGTTCCGCCTCCAGATCCTCGGGCAACTTGATGACCACCTGCGACCTGATGTCGTAATCGAACTTGGTGATATTA from Drosophila yakuba strain Tai18E2 chromosome 2L, Prin_Dyak_Tai18E2_2.1, whole genome shotgun sequence includes these protein-coding regions:
- the LOC6526983 gene encoding uncharacterized protein LOC6526983, coding for MAVPPKKTTNLPSKAVRNVVPRKNEVLSIRSLLSFLNSTLDCELRSMDDLKTGAVYCQLMHKLYPETIPIRKVKFYTNNRSDFEANFRLLNTSFEKLRITRYMTTEELILGHNQVHFCNWMYKFFQANDIGTEYDAKKVRKGSQIGLSKRIEVTPFSTGSMNPMHKSQSMVFNYARNPAKFERRNSLDIQVSRPSIFKNIQQEKQTKQPNPKPSQKKKISKTSQFLAESKNVSLPLESEDELELCAQKCYFQNQFAKKLYNSNTQAFPKHCPQIHQSKCGNAACEYCERETGDLRSQVQNLQSANERLNQKLKGVEHILNKYTSNPSVAVRKLNDLFQQSPQVSEVSSRRSSRDTYTVEGFAKDQLHTRDSEEFHTCNEFSPNRLTDKDATSLHPGHDEHALRSKCHYPSKGSRNICKKRLKMHCQNCGASPILF